The DNA segment AGGGGCTGAGACCCCCGACCAAGGGATTATCTCGTTAACGGTAACAAAGATTCACAGGAATCCCAGCTTATCGCCACCAAGGCGCCCACCTAGAATTGCGCCGTTGTGGGAACGGGCTTGCTCGCGAAAGCGATTTCATCTTCAACGCGGCGTCTTCTGACAGAGCGCTTTCGCGAGCAAGCCCGCTCCCACAGGGCCTCGGTTCTTCCCCTTTTTCAGGAATTCGCAGCTGTGCCGCGTCGCATCAACAGAGCGCTTTTGCCGCTCAGTGTTCTGGCTTTTACCCTGGGTCTCAGCGGCTGCATCTCAACGCAAGGAATTGCCCCGCATAGCAAGGCATTGGAAGCCGACGCTCTGGCCACTGACGACGCCATCGCCCACGCCGCCAAAGACGCCAACTGGCCCACCGCACAATGGTGGCAAGCCTACGGCGACCCGCAACTCAATCGCTGGATCGACCTCGCCGTGCAGGGCAGTCCGACCATGGCCATGGCCGCTGCTCGGGTGCGGCAGGCCAAGGCGCTGGCCGGTGTCGCCGAGGCCGCCGAGTCGTTGCAGATCAATGGTGAGTCAACGCTCAAGCGCCACAACTGGCCGACCGACCAGTTCTACGGCCCGGGCGAGCTGGCCAACACCACCACCTGGGACAACAATGCCGCGCTGGGCTTCAGCTACGCCCTCGACCTCTGGGGGCGGGAAAGCAATGCCAGCGAACGCGCGGTGGATCTGGCGCACATGAGCGCCGCCGAAGCGCGGCTGGCGCAGCTGGAATTGCAGAACAACCTCGTGCGCGCCTACATCGAACTGTCGCTGCATTACGCCCAGCGCGACATCGTCGCCGCGACGCTCAAGCAGCAACAGCAGATTCTCGAGCTGGCGCAGAAGCGCCTGAACGGCGGAATCGGCACGCACTTTGAAGTCAGTCAGGCCGAAACGCCGCTGCCGGAAACCCATCGGCAACTCGATGCGCTGGACGAAGCAATCGCCCTCAGCCGCAACCAGATCGCCGCACTGGCCGGTAAAGGCCCAGGCGCGGGTGCGCAGTTGCAGCGGCCGACGCTGGCGCTGGGGGCAGCATTGAAACTGCCGTCGGCATTGCCTGCCGAGTTGCTCGGTCAGCGCCCGGACGTGGTTGCCAGTCGCTGGCAAGTGGCGGCGCAGG comes from the Pseudomonas sp. RSB 5.4 genome and includes:
- a CDS encoding efflux transporter outer membrane subunit translates to MPRRINRALLPLSVLAFTLGLSGCISTQGIAPHSKALEADALATDDAIAHAAKDANWPTAQWWQAYGDPQLNRWIDLAVQGSPTMAMAAARVRQAKALAGVAEAAESLQINGESTLKRHNWPTDQFYGPGELANTTTWDNNAALGFSYALDLWGRESNASERAVDLAHMSAAEARLAQLELQNNLVRAYIELSLHYAQRDIVAATLKQQQQILELAQKRLNGGIGTHFEVSQAETPLPETHRQLDALDEAIALSRNQIAALAGKGPGAGAQLQRPTLALGAALKLPSALPAELLGQRPDVVASRWQVAAQARGIDVAHAGFYPNVDLVGSLGYMATGGGALEFLTGKKLNYNVGPAISLPIFDGGRLRSELGEASAGYDIAVAHYNQTLINALKNISDQLIRRESMDKQQAFAAESVATAQKTYDIAMIAYQRGLTDYLNVLNAQTLLFKQQQVQQQVQAARLSAHAELVTALGGGLGAGNDVPTAEQTAAPKTPALLR